One genomic window of Micrococcus flavus includes the following:
- the lpdA gene encoding dihydrolipoyl dehydrogenase → MADSATAQEFDVLVLGGGSAGYAAALRAVQYGMTVGLIEKAKLGGTCLHWGCIPTKAYLHAAEVADETRHAEKFGVNATLDSVDMAKVREYKDGIVAGKHKGLTGLMKMKKVQVIEGEGKLVSQDEIEVDGTRYKGKNIVLASGSVSKTMGLPISKKIMTSTEALELDYTPKSAIVLGGGVIGSEFASLWNSFGVEVTIIEGLNNLVANEDPSIIKVVEREFKKKGITSNLGTFFEKVEETDSGVKVTLADGKEFEAEICLVAVGRGPNTEGLGYEEQGITLDRGFVITDERLHTGVGNIYAVGDIVPGLQLAHRGYQQGIFVAEEIAGNNPMVVEDVNIPKVTFTDPEIMSVGYSQPKAEEKFGKDNVEVAEYNLAGNGKSSILGTGGIIKMVRQKNGPIVGVHGVGKRISEQIGEAQLIVNWEAYPEDVAQFIHAHPTQNESLGEAAMALFGHPLHG, encoded by the coding sequence GTGGCCGATTCGGCAACCGCTCAGGAATTCGACGTCCTCGTCCTCGGCGGGGGCTCCGCCGGGTACGCCGCCGCGCTGCGCGCCGTGCAGTATGGCATGACCGTGGGCCTCATCGAGAAGGCCAAGCTCGGCGGCACCTGCCTCCACTGGGGGTGCATCCCCACCAAGGCCTACCTCCACGCCGCCGAGGTGGCGGACGAGACCCGCCACGCCGAGAAGTTCGGCGTGAACGCGACCCTGGACTCCGTGGACATGGCCAAGGTGCGCGAGTACAAGGACGGCATCGTCGCCGGCAAGCACAAGGGTCTGACCGGCCTCATGAAGATGAAGAAGGTCCAGGTCATCGAGGGCGAGGGCAAGCTCGTCTCCCAGGACGAGATCGAGGTCGACGGCACCCGCTACAAGGGCAAGAACATCGTCCTGGCCTCCGGCTCGGTGTCCAAGACCATGGGTCTGCCGATCTCCAAGAAGATCATGACCTCCACGGAGGCGCTCGAGCTGGACTACACCCCCAAGTCCGCCATCGTGCTCGGCGGCGGCGTCATCGGCTCCGAGTTCGCCTCGCTGTGGAACTCCTTCGGCGTCGAGGTGACCATCATCGAGGGCCTGAACAACCTCGTGGCGAACGAGGACCCCTCGATCATCAAGGTGGTCGAGCGCGAGTTCAAGAAGAAGGGCATCACGTCCAACCTCGGCACCTTCTTCGAGAAGGTCGAGGAGACCGACTCGGGCGTCAAGGTGACCCTGGCCGACGGCAAGGAGTTCGAGGCCGAGATCTGCCTCGTGGCCGTGGGTCGCGGACCGAACACCGAGGGCCTCGGCTACGAGGAGCAGGGCATCACCCTCGACCGCGGCTTCGTGATCACGGACGAGCGCCTCCACACCGGCGTCGGCAACATCTACGCCGTCGGCGACATCGTCCCGGGCCTGCAGCTGGCCCACCGCGGCTACCAGCAGGGCATCTTCGTGGCCGAGGAGATCGCGGGCAACAACCCCATGGTGGTCGAGGACGTCAACATCCCCAAGGTGACCTTCACCGACCCGGAGATCATGTCCGTGGGCTACTCCCAGCCCAAGGCCGAGGAGAAGTTCGGCAAGGACAACGTCGAGGTCGCCGAGTACAACCTGGCCGGCAACGGCAAGTCCTCCATCCTGGGCACCGGCGGCATCATCAAGATGGTCCGGCAGAAGAACGGCCCGATCGTCGGCGTGCACGGCGTGGGCAAGCGGATCTCGGAGCAGATCGGCGAGGCCCAGCTGATCGTGAATTGGGAGGCCTACCCCGAGGACGTCGCCCAGTTCATCCACGCCCACCCGACGCAGAACGAGTCGCTCGGCGAGGCCGCGATGGCCCTGTTCGGCCACCCCCTGCACGGCTGA
- a CDS encoding leucyl aminopeptidase, with product MISKDRPSLTPRALEEVTAPAVIVGVGAGPDGPVLLTDALPQDAASALEESFELLGVRARADEVHRLPGLAGSRWPLLVLVGVGELDDDGAAGLEALRHAAGAAVRSLAGTEAVALALPADTPERLAAVAEGATLGAYTFTALKSEAAREAASSSAPVSRIEVVTTVGEEAASPVLARAAVVGDAVCAVRDLVNTAPSHLYPASFADAVREELAGSDVRVQVWDEDALAAEGFGGILAIGQGSSRPPRLVRIEHAPADARTHIALVGKGITFDTGGISLKPAASMMTMKSDMAGAATVFAVVRAAAELGLPVKVTGWLALAENMPSHTAIRPSDVITMYGGKTVEVMNTDAEGRVVMADALVAATDERPDAVLDIATLTGAQLVALGVRHAGVMGDEALRDEVVAAAEAAGELAWAMPIPEQLRPSLDSRVADISNMGERFGGMMTAAAFLREFVDAGRAEDERAAAPTPWAHLDIAGPSFNESSAYGYTPRDATGVMVRTLMGLIAGRAG from the coding sequence GTGATCTCGAAGGACCGCCCCTCGCTGACCCCCCGAGCCCTGGAGGAGGTCACCGCACCGGCGGTCATCGTCGGCGTCGGCGCCGGGCCCGACGGCCCCGTGCTCCTGACCGACGCCCTGCCGCAGGACGCGGCCTCCGCCCTGGAGGAGTCCTTCGAGCTGCTGGGCGTGCGCGCGCGCGCCGACGAGGTGCACCGCCTGCCCGGCCTCGCCGGCTCGCGCTGGCCGCTGCTCGTCCTCGTGGGCGTGGGCGAGCTGGACGACGACGGCGCCGCCGGTCTCGAGGCCCTGCGCCACGCCGCCGGCGCGGCCGTGCGCTCCCTCGCCGGGACCGAGGCCGTCGCCCTGGCCCTGCCCGCCGACACGCCCGAGCGCCTCGCCGCGGTCGCCGAGGGCGCGACCCTGGGCGCCTACACGTTCACGGCGCTCAAGTCCGAGGCCGCCCGCGAGGCCGCCTCCTCGTCCGCACCGGTCTCCCGCATCGAGGTCGTCACGACCGTCGGGGAGGAGGCGGCCTCCCCGGTCCTGGCGCGCGCCGCCGTCGTCGGTGACGCCGTCTGCGCCGTGCGCGACCTCGTCAACACCGCCCCGTCCCACCTGTACCCCGCCTCCTTCGCGGACGCGGTGCGCGAGGAGCTGGCCGGCTCGGACGTGCGCGTGCAGGTCTGGGACGAGGACGCGCTCGCCGCCGAGGGCTTCGGCGGCATCCTGGCGATCGGCCAGGGCTCGTCGCGGCCGCCCCGCCTCGTGCGGATCGAGCACGCCCCGGCCGACGCGCGGACGCACATCGCCCTCGTGGGCAAGGGCATCACGTTCGACACGGGCGGCATCTCCCTCAAGCCCGCCGCGTCCATGATGACCATGAAGTCGGACATGGCCGGGGCCGCCACGGTGTTCGCCGTCGTGCGCGCCGCCGCCGAGCTCGGCCTGCCCGTGAAGGTCACCGGCTGGCTCGCCCTGGCCGAGAACATGCCCTCGCACACCGCCATCCGCCCCTCGGACGTGATCACCATGTACGGCGGCAAGACGGTCGAGGTGATGAACACCGACGCCGAGGGCCGCGTGGTCATGGCCGACGCCCTCGTGGCCGCCACGGACGAGCGCCCCGACGCCGTCCTCGACATCGCGACGCTCACCGGCGCCCAGCTGGTGGCCCTGGGCGTGCGACACGCCGGCGTGATGGGCGACGAGGCCCTGCGCGACGAGGTCGTGGCCGCCGCCGAGGCGGCCGGCGAGCTCGCCTGGGCCATGCCGATCCCTGAGCAGCTGCGCCCCTCCCTGGACTCCCGCGTGGCGGACATCTCCAACATGGGCGAGCGGTTCGGCGGCATGATGACCGCCGCCGCGTTCCTGCGCGAGTTCGTCGACGCCGGCCGCGCCGAGGACGAGCGCGCCGCCGCGCCGACCCCCTGGGCGCACCTCGACATCGCCGGCCCCTCGTTCAACGAGTCCTCCGCCTACGGCTACACCCCCCGCGACGCGACCGGCGTGATGGTGCGCACCCTCATGGGCCTCATCGCCGGACGTGCCGGGTAA
- a CDS encoding PAC2 family protein yields the protein MLDPTQLYTRDDGEDAVPAGLGLLVTLTGHLDAGHVGRQLRSALREHLTHRTVASFDLDQLHDYRARRPRVRFEHDRYTDLRLPALTVDLVEDLLGRPFLLLSGPEPDLQWQRFTAAVLGLAREWGVDTVTFVDAAPLPVPHTRRVGVTTHGTRTDALEGLSTWSPEADVVAGALQMLELRAGEAGLATAGYTVHVPHYVAEAAYPPGAVAALEYVGAAMGLMMPTDELRDAAREVEAEIERQVTASPEVQQMIAGLEKNHDQNAEEQERSLLESAEGLPDGEEIASAVEEYLARRDESVHPRTHGTGPTPPAQDDDAPDPSTDRAD from the coding sequence GTGCTGGATCCCACGCAGCTCTACACCCGTGACGACGGCGAGGACGCCGTGCCCGCGGGCCTCGGCCTGCTGGTCACGCTCACGGGCCACCTCGACGCCGGCCACGTCGGCCGGCAGCTGCGCTCCGCCCTGCGGGAGCACCTGACCCACCGGACCGTGGCCTCGTTCGACCTGGACCAGCTGCACGACTACCGGGCCCGGCGTCCGCGGGTGCGGTTCGAGCACGACCGGTACACCGACCTGCGGCTGCCCGCCCTGACGGTGGACCTCGTGGAGGACCTCCTGGGCCGGCCGTTCCTGCTGCTGTCCGGACCCGAGCCGGACCTGCAGTGGCAGCGGTTCACGGCGGCGGTCCTGGGGCTCGCCCGGGAGTGGGGGGTGGACACGGTCACGTTCGTGGACGCCGCCCCGCTGCCGGTGCCGCACACGCGGCGGGTGGGGGTGACCACCCACGGCACGCGCACGGACGCCCTCGAGGGCCTGTCCACCTGGAGTCCGGAGGCCGACGTCGTCGCGGGCGCCCTCCAGATGCTCGAGCTGCGCGCGGGCGAGGCGGGCCTGGCCACCGCGGGGTACACGGTCCACGTGCCGCACTACGTGGCCGAGGCCGCCTATCCGCCCGGCGCCGTGGCGGCGCTCGAGTACGTGGGGGCCGCGATGGGCCTGATGATGCCGACGGACGAGCTGCGCGACGCCGCACGCGAGGTGGAGGCGGAGATCGAGCGCCAGGTGACGGCCTCCCCGGAGGTCCAGCAGATGATCGCAGGCCTGGAGAAGAACCACGACCAGAACGCGGAGGAGCAGGAGCGCTCCCTGCTGGAGTCCGCGGAGGGGCTGCCCGACGGGGAGGAGATCGCCTCCGCGGTGGAGGAGTACCTGGCCCGTCGCGACGAGTCGGTGCACCCCCGCACGCACGGGACCGGGCCGACCCCTCCTGCACAGGACGACGACGCGCCCGACCCGTCCACGGACCGGGCGGACTGA
- a CDS encoding DUF4192 family protein yields MDQLPGPTASLPPHGPRSVDDPAAGPPPPTLRARGVDDLLGYAGHVLGALRPGSLVLVALHGTVLGAVVRVDLPPPGAGEGPAGERWAAAVAEVLTRDRSADAAVALALAEDGPRLPGRAAAPAWLDPLAAALAVRGRPLREGWTVRTGLAHPWWGPAGRDPGGADGGVAVAVDPGASELSLHLIGRGSVWGLRSEHVHVPRHRPPGPAAAAEWKRCTPVSGAPASGSLAGWLEAWDHVLTEGRTSAAAPAPSDAWLGGPLVRATWRDALLLHAASSPGARPADPVVRAAVLTGRAAQAPDWRRLDVLWSRLRGLSVHAPARHAAQALTLAAWVAWARGEGSAAGAHLEAAAGLAAPDGLGRVLERLVGSGVVCEWAADPRRCWRP; encoded by the coding sequence ATGGACCAGCTTCCCGGACCGACCGCCTCCCTCCCGCCGCACGGCCCGCGCTCCGTCGACGACCCCGCGGCCGGCCCCCCGCCGCCGACGTTGCGCGCGCGGGGCGTGGACGACCTCCTCGGCTACGCCGGGCACGTCCTCGGAGCGCTGCGGCCGGGCTCGCTCGTCCTGGTCGCCCTCCACGGCACCGTGCTGGGCGCCGTGGTGCGGGTGGACCTGCCGCCCCCGGGCGCGGGCGAGGGACCGGCCGGGGAGCGGTGGGCGGCGGCCGTGGCCGAGGTGCTGACCCGTGACCGGTCCGCGGACGCAGCCGTGGCCCTCGCGCTCGCGGAGGACGGTCCGCGGCTGCCCGGCCGGGCGGCGGCACCGGCATGGCTCGACCCGCTGGCGGCGGCCCTGGCCGTCCGGGGTCGACCCTTGCGGGAGGGCTGGACCGTGCGCACGGGACTCGCCCATCCGTGGTGGGGGCCCGCGGGCCGCGACCCCGGGGGAGCGGACGGCGGGGTCGCCGTGGCCGTCGACCCGGGCGCCTCGGAGCTGTCCCTGCACCTGATCGGCCGGGGCTCCGTCTGGGGGCTGCGGTCCGAGCACGTGCACGTGCCCCGGCACCGGCCGCCCGGTCCGGCCGCGGCTGCCGAGTGGAAGAGGTGCACCCCGGTGTCCGGCGCCCCCGCGTCCGGGTCCCTCGCGGGTTGGCTCGAGGCCTGGGACCACGTCCTGACCGAGGGGCGGACCTCAGCCGCCGCGCCGGCCCCCTCGGACGCGTGGCTGGGCGGGCCGCTCGTGCGGGCGACCTGGCGCGACGCCCTCCTGCTGCACGCCGCATCCTCCCCGGGTGCCAGACCGGCGGATCCCGTCGTGCGGGCCGCCGTGCTGACGGGCCGGGCGGCGCAGGCGCCCGACTGGCGCCGGCTGGACGTCCTGTGGAGCCGGCTCCGGGGGCTCTCCGTCCACGCCCCGGCCCGACACGCCGCGCAGGCGCTGACGCTCGCCGCCTGGGTGGCGTGGGCCCGGGGCGAGGGCTCCGCTGCGGGCGCCCACCTCGAGGCGGCCGCCGGGCTCGCGGCGCCGGACGGCCTGGGGAGGGTGCTCGAGCGCCTGGTGGGGTCCGGCGTCGTGTGCGAGTGGGCCGCCGACCCGCGGCGGTGCTGGCGGCCCTGA
- a CDS encoding RNA polymerase sigma factor, with the protein MHCSVPRRPGADPRERPRVTTSTTNDEKDVRTGTASGSARSTAAAEKSTGTAPKKTAAAKKPAAKKTPTTATRKTAAKKPATKKPATKAAAEKAAATTSSAAKAAAEPEEQPLPRDEERLVTDDAVEAASQDSDDDDADGSDAAEAPAVVEEAVTGETVFGKAATKGAFVMDNSEDDAPVQQVVVAGATADPVKDYLKQIGKVALLNAEQEVDLAMRIEAGLYAEHHFAENPPEDYRLRRDVELIIADGRRAKNHLLEANLRLVVSLAKRYTGRGMLFLDLIQEGNLGLIRAVEKFDYTKGFKFSTYATWWIRQAITRAMADQARTIRIPVHMVEVINKLARVQRQMLQDLGREPTPEELAKELDMTPEKVVEVQKYGREPISLHTPLGEDGDSEFGDLIEDSEAVVPADAVSFTLLQEQLHSVLDTLSEREAGVVAMRFGLTDGQPKTLDEIGKVYGVTRERIRQIESKTMSKLRHPSRSQVLRDYLD; encoded by the coding sequence TTGCACTGCAGTGTTCCGCGCCGTCCGGGTGCGGACCCGAGGGAAAGGCCACGAGTGACCACGTCGACGACCAACGACGAGAAGGACGTCCGCACGGGCACCGCGTCGGGATCCGCACGGAGCACCGCCGCGGCCGAGAAGTCCACCGGGACGGCCCCGAAGAAGACGGCGGCGGCCAAGAAGCCCGCCGCCAAGAAGACCCCGACGACCGCGACGAGGAAGACCGCCGCCAAGAAGCCCGCGACCAAGAAGCCCGCCACCAAGGCCGCGGCCGAGAAGGCCGCGGCCACGACGTCGTCGGCCGCGAAGGCCGCCGCGGAGCCGGAGGAACAGCCGCTGCCCCGGGACGAGGAGCGCCTCGTGACCGACGACGCCGTCGAGGCGGCGTCCCAGGACTCGGACGACGACGACGCGGACGGCTCGGACGCGGCGGAGGCCCCCGCCGTCGTCGAGGAGGCCGTCACCGGCGAGACCGTGTTCGGGAAGGCGGCCACGAAGGGCGCCTTCGTGATGGACAACTCGGAGGACGACGCCCCGGTCCAGCAGGTCGTGGTGGCCGGCGCCACCGCCGATCCGGTGAAGGACTACCTCAAGCAGATCGGCAAGGTCGCCCTGCTGAACGCGGAGCAGGAGGTGGACCTCGCCATGCGGATCGAGGCCGGCCTCTACGCCGAGCACCACTTCGCCGAGAACCCCCCGGAGGACTACCGCCTGCGCCGCGACGTCGAGCTGATCATCGCCGACGGCCGCCGGGCGAAGAACCACCTGCTCGAGGCCAACCTGCGCCTCGTCGTCTCCCTGGCCAAGCGGTACACCGGCCGCGGCATGCTGTTCCTGGACCTCATCCAGGAGGGCAACCTCGGCCTCATCCGCGCCGTGGAGAAGTTCGACTACACCAAGGGTTTCAAGTTCTCCACCTACGCCACCTGGTGGATCCGCCAGGCCATCACCCGCGCCATGGCGGACCAGGCCCGTACCATCCGCATCCCGGTGCACATGGTCGAGGTGATCAACAAGCTCGCCCGCGTCCAGCGGCAGATGCTCCAGGACCTGGGCCGCGAGCCCACCCCGGAGGAACTGGCCAAGGAGCTGGACATGACCCCGGAGAAGGTCGTGGAGGTGCAGAAGTACGGCCGCGAGCCCATCTCCCTGCACACCCCGCTGGGCGAGGACGGCGACTCCGAGTTCGGCGACCTCATCGAGGACTCCGAGGCCGTCGTCCCGGCCGACGCCGTGTCCTTCACGCTCCTGCAGGAGCAGCTGCACTCGGTGCTGGACACGCTCTCCGAGCGCGAGGCCGGCGTCGTGGCCATGCGCTTCGGCCTCACGGACGGCCAGCCCAAGACGCTCGACGAGATCGGCAAGGTCTACGGCGTGACGCGCGAGCGCATCCGTCAGATCGAGTCCAAGACCATGTCCAAGCTGCGCCACCCGTCCCGGTCCCAGGTCCTCCGGGACTACCTAGACTGA
- a CDS encoding DUF7455 domain-containing protein — MSITAVAEPAALTLSDRCDRCGAQAFVRAILPSGGELLFCGHHARAVEDALRPQASVWQDQTEDLHARPEPADD; from the coding sequence ATGTCCATCACCGCCGTGGCCGAACCGGCCGCCCTCACCCTCTCCGACCGCTGCGACCGCTGCGGGGCCCAGGCCTTCGTGCGCGCGATCCTGCCCTCCGGCGGCGAGCTGCTGTTCTGCGGCCACCACGCCCGCGCCGTGGAGGACGCGCTGCGTCCCCAGGCCAGCGTGTGGCAGGACCAGACCGAGGACCTGCACGCCCGCCCCGAGCCGGCGGACGACTGA
- a CDS encoding DNA gyrase/topoisomerase IV subunit B: protein MPAASEYSARHLSVLEGLEAVRKRPGMYIGSTDSRGLMHCLWEIIDNSVDEALAGHGQSIEVTLHPDGSVEVADNGRGIPVDVEPRTGLTGVEVVFTKLHAGGKFGGGSYAASGGLHGVGASVVNALSSRLDVEVMRGGKVHRLSFRRGEPGRFEDGSRPTPEAPFVPAEEAAPLEVVGRAKRGQTGTRVRYWADEQIFTPDARFSAQDLQARARQTAYLIPGLRITVRDLRRLPGTPGESGPAEEVYQYDGGIAEFVEHLTPAAPVTDVWRLQGSGTFTERVPVLGEDGRTQMQEVKRTCEVDVALRWDVGYETVLRPFVNIIATPKGGTHQSGFESALLKVFRAQVEAGARRLKAGSDRPDKDDVLAGMTAVLTVRLAEPQFEGQTKEILGTPAVRRIVAQVVEKELTARLTATARAQKQQVAVLLEKVVAEMKSRISARTHKENQRRKNALETSTMPAKLADCRTDDVASSELFIVEGDSALGTAKLARSSDFQALLPIRGKILNVQKASVSDILSNAECAALIQVVGGGAGRSFDLDAARYGKVILMTDADVDGAHIRTLLLTLFFRYMRPMVEAGRVYAAVPPLHRIEAVTRGRKEREVVYTYSEQELHATLARLEAEGRSYKEPIQRYKGLGEMDADQLAETTMDPRHRMLRRVTISEVEAAEKVFELLMGSAVAPRKAFIVSHADELDRERIDA from the coding sequence GTGCCCGCCGCCTCCGAGTACTCCGCCCGCCATCTCTCCGTCCTGGAGGGGCTCGAGGCCGTGCGCAAGCGCCCGGGCATGTACATCGGCTCCACCGACTCCCGCGGCCTCATGCACTGCCTCTGGGAGATCATCGACAACTCCGTCGACGAGGCGCTCGCCGGCCACGGCCAGTCGATCGAGGTCACCCTGCACCCGGACGGTTCCGTCGAGGTCGCGGACAACGGGCGCGGCATCCCGGTGGACGTCGAGCCGCGGACCGGGCTGACCGGCGTCGAGGTGGTGTTCACCAAGCTCCACGCCGGCGGGAAGTTCGGCGGCGGCTCCTACGCGGCCTCCGGCGGCCTGCACGGCGTGGGCGCGTCCGTGGTCAACGCCCTGTCCTCTCGCCTGGACGTGGAGGTCATGCGAGGGGGCAAGGTGCATCGCCTCTCCTTCCGCCGCGGCGAGCCCGGGCGGTTCGAGGACGGGTCCCGGCCCACGCCGGAGGCGCCCTTCGTCCCCGCCGAGGAGGCCGCCCCGCTCGAGGTGGTGGGCAGGGCCAAGCGCGGACAGACCGGCACGCGGGTGCGGTACTGGGCGGACGAGCAGATCTTCACCCCGGACGCGCGGTTCTCCGCGCAGGACCTCCAGGCCCGCGCCCGGCAGACGGCGTACCTGATCCCCGGGCTGCGGATCACCGTCCGGGACCTGCGCCGCCTGCCCGGCACGCCGGGGGAGTCGGGCCCCGCCGAGGAGGTCTACCAGTACGACGGCGGCATCGCGGAGTTCGTCGAGCACCTCACCCCCGCCGCGCCCGTCACGGACGTGTGGCGGCTGCAGGGCTCGGGCACCTTCACCGAGCGCGTGCCCGTGCTGGGGGAGGACGGGCGCACCCAGATGCAGGAGGTCAAGCGCACCTGCGAGGTGGACGTCGCCCTGCGCTGGGACGTCGGCTACGAGACCGTCCTGCGCCCGTTCGTCAACATCATCGCCACCCCCAAGGGCGGCACCCACCAGTCCGGGTTCGAGTCGGCCCTGCTGAAGGTCTTCCGCGCCCAGGTGGAGGCCGGGGCGCGGCGCCTCAAGGCCGGCTCGGACCGCCCGGACAAGGACGACGTCCTCGCCGGCATGACCGCCGTGCTGACCGTCCGCCTGGCGGAGCCGCAGTTCGAGGGCCAGACCAAGGAGATCCTCGGCACCCCGGCGGTGCGGCGCATCGTGGCGCAGGTGGTGGAGAAGGAGCTCACCGCGCGGCTGACGGCCACGGCCCGCGCGCAGAAGCAGCAGGTCGCGGTGCTGCTGGAGAAGGTCGTGGCGGAGATGAAGTCCCGCATCTCGGCGCGCACCCACAAGGAGAACCAGCGCCGCAAGAACGCGCTGGAGACCTCCACCATGCCCGCCAAGCTGGCCGACTGCCGGACCGACGACGTCGCTTCCTCCGAGCTGTTCATCGTCGAGGGCGACTCCGCCCTGGGCACCGCCAAGCTGGCCCGGTCGTCGGACTTCCAGGCGCTGCTGCCCATCCGCGGCAAGATCCTCAACGTCCAGAAGGCCTCCGTCTCGGACATCCTCTCCAACGCCGAGTGCGCCGCCCTGATCCAGGTGGTCGGCGGCGGCGCCGGGCGCAGCTTCGACCTGGACGCCGCCCGCTACGGCAAGGTCATCCTCATGACGGACGCCGACGTGGACGGCGCCCACATCCGCACCCTGCTGCTCACGCTGTTCTTCCGCTACATGCGCCCCATGGTGGAGGCGGGCCGCGTGTACGCCGCCGTGCCCCCGCTGCACCGCATCGAGGCGGTGACCCGCGGGAGGAAGGAGCGGGAGGTCGTCTACACCTACTCCGAGCAGGAGCTGCACGCCACGCTGGCGCGCCTCGAGGCCGAGGGGCGCTCCTACAAGGAGCCCATCCAGCGGTACAAGGGTCTGGGCGAGATGGACGCGGACCAGCTGGCGGAGACCACCATGGACCCGCGGCACCGCATGCTCCGGCGCGTGACCATCTCCGAGGTGGAGGCCGCGGAGAAGGTGTTCGAGCTGCTCATGGGCTCCGCAGTGGCCCCGCGCAAGGCGTTCATCGTGTCCCATGCGGACGAGCTGGACCGGGAGCGGATCGACGCCTGA
- a CDS encoding NAD-dependent epimerase/dehydratase family protein, whose translation MGIEIHVDDDGLPQLVERVVSRRALVTGASGLLGAGTARVLAESGTEVTTLQRRPSGVPGVRDVLGSVTDPAAVEDALESVDTVVHVAAKVSMSGPEEEFRAVNVEGTRILVHAARRRGVRRFVHISSPSVAHAGSSIVGEGAGPADPERARGPYARTKAAGELIALEADTEDFRVLVLRPHLMWGPGDLQLTDRIVQRSREGRMPVLGTGAPLIDTLYTGNAVEAVVAAVAAVDHTHGEALVVTNGEPRPVGELVRGIALAGGAPEPERTVPAGLARRAGALIERVWERDLFRVRSAGIGSADGEPPLTEFLAEQLSTAHWFDQRRTREVLEWTPTVSIDEGLHRLAAYYRDR comes from the coding sequence ATGGGCATCGAGATCCACGTCGACGACGACGGCCTGCCGCAGCTCGTGGAGCGCGTGGTCAGCCGACGCGCCCTCGTGACCGGGGCCTCCGGACTGCTGGGCGCGGGCACCGCCCGCGTGCTGGCCGAGTCCGGCACGGAGGTGACGACGCTCCAGCGCCGGCCCTCGGGCGTGCCGGGCGTGCGGGACGTCCTGGGCTCCGTGACGGACCCCGCGGCCGTGGAGGACGCCCTCGAGAGCGTGGACACCGTGGTGCACGTGGCCGCGAAGGTCTCGATGTCCGGACCCGAGGAGGAGTTCCGCGCGGTCAACGTGGAGGGCACGCGGATCCTCGTGCACGCCGCGCGCCGCCGGGGGGTGCGCCGGTTCGTCCACATCTCCTCCCCCTCCGTCGCCCACGCGGGCTCCTCCATCGTCGGCGAGGGGGCGGGCCCGGCCGACCCGGAGCGCGCCCGCGGCCCGTACGCGCGCACCAAGGCCGCCGGGGAGCTGATCGCCCTGGAGGCGGACACCGAGGACTTCCGGGTGCTGGTCCTGCGCCCCCATCTGATGTGGGGACCCGGAGACCTGCAGCTCACCGACCGGATCGTCCAGCGCTCCCGCGAGGGCCGCATGCCCGTGCTGGGCACGGGCGCGCCCCTGATCGACACGCTCTACACGGGCAACGCGGTGGAGGCCGTGGTGGCCGCCGTCGCGGCCGTGGACCACACCCACGGCGAGGCGCTCGTGGTGACCAACGGCGAGCCCCGCCCCGTGGGCGAGCTCGTGCGCGGCATCGCGCTGGCCGGTGGGGCCCCCGAGCCCGAGCGCACCGTGCCCGCGGGCCTGGCCCGCCGCGCCGGCGCCCTGATCGAGAGGGTGTGGGAGCGGGACCTGTTCCGGGTGCGCTCGGCGGGCATCGGCTCGGCCGACGGCGAGCCGCCCCTCACCGAGTTCCTCGCCGAGCAGCTCTCCACGGCGCACTGGTTCGACCAGCGCCGCACCCGCGAGGTGCTCGAGTGGACCCCCACCGTGTCGATCGACGAGGGTCTGCACCGCCTGGCGGCGTACTACCGCGACCGGTGA